Below is a genomic region from Flavobacterium ginsengisoli.
TGAAATTGTATTGCTCTTGCTGTTAATTTAAAAAAATGATAAAACTTAAGTAAAACAGAGTCTCGTAGCTCAGCTGGTTAGAGTACTACACTGATAATGTAGGGGTCGGCAGTTCGAGTCTGCCCGGGACTACTATTTGACTTAAAAGAAGGAAATTCTAGAGTTGAAAGGTTACGAATTACAAAAAAAATTCATAATTCATAATTCACAATTCATAATTAGATTGGGGGATTAGCTCAGCTGGCTAGAGCGCCTGCCTTGCACGCAGGAGGTCAACGGTTCGACTCCGTTATTCTCCACAGGTCCGAAAGGGCATAAGTTCATTGACATATTGGGATAAGAAAATAATAAGAAAGTAGAAAGCGTTTTCTGTTATGGCGGCAATGCATATGATAGGAAACAAAACAAAACGGATCATATTAAATTATGATTTGGTGCAATAAGCAAAATAAGGGCGCATGGGGAATGCCTAGGCTCTCAGAGGCGATGAAGGACGTGATAAGTCGCGAAAAGCTGCGGGGACGGGCACACACCGATCGATCCGCAGATATCCGAATGGGGCAACCCGCTATGTTGAAGACATAGCACACCGATAGGTGGGCAAACCCGCTGAACTGAAACATCTAAGTAGGCGGAGGAGAAGAAAACAAAAGTGATTCCGTAAGTAGTGGCGAGCGAACGCGGATTAGCCCAAACCAGCATTGTTACGGCATTGTTGGGGTTGTAGGACCGCGACATTTCATGCGCAAGGAACCGGAAGCTTCTGGAAAGGAGCGCCATAGAGGGTGACAGCCCCGTATGGGTAACGAGTGTAATGGATAGCGGTATCCTGAGTAGGGCGGGGCACGTGAAACCCTGTCTGAATTTGGCGGGACCATCCGCTAAGGCTAAATACTCCTGAGAGACCGATAGTGAACCAGTACCGTGAGGGAAAGGTGAAAAGAACCGTGAATAACGGAGTGAAATAGATCCTGAAACCATGCGCTTACAAGCGGTCGGAGCCCTTTCGTGGGGTGACGGCGTGCCTTTTGCATAATGAGCCTACGAGTTAACGCTGCTGGCAAGGATAAGTGGTTAAGCCATGGATCCGCAGCGAAAGCGAGTCTGAATAGGGCGCTTTAGTCAGTAGTGTTAGACGCGAAACCGTGTGATCTACCCATGGGCAGGTTGAAGCTGTGGTAACACACAGTGGAGGACCGAACCGGTTGACGTTGAAAAGTCTTCGGATGACCTGTGGGTAGGGGTGAAAGGCCAATCAAACTCGGAAATAGCTCGTACTCCCCGAAATGCATTTAGGTGCAGCGCTGGATATAGTTATATAGAGGTAGAGCTACTGATTGGATGCGGGGGCTTCACCGCCTACCAATTCCTGACAAACTCCGAATGCTATATAATGTTTACCAGCAGTGAGGGCTTGGGTGCTAAGGTCCAAGTCCGAGAGGGAAAGAACCCAGACCATCAGCTAAGGTCCCCAAATATATGCTAAGTTGAAAGAACGAGGTTTGTCTGCCCAGACAGCTAGGATGTTGGCTTGGAAGCAGACCATTCATTTAAAGAGTGCGTAACAGCTCACTAGTCGAGCGGACGAGCATGGATAATAATCGGGCATAAGCATATTACCGAAGCTATGGATTTGTATGCAAATACAAGTGGTAGGGGAGCATTCTGACAGGGCTGAAGGTGTATCGTAAGGTATGCTGGACCGGTCAGAAAAGAAAATGTAGGCATAAGTAACGATAATGCGGGCGAGAAACCCGCACACCGAAAAACTAAGGTTTCCACAGCTATGCTAATCAGCTGTGGGTTAGTCTGGACCTAAGGCGAACCCGAAAGGGACAGTCGATGGCCAACGGGTTAATATTCCCGTACTTCTTATTGCTGTGATGGGGTGACGGAGTGATGAAAGCGCCGCGAACTGACGGAATAGTTCGTTAAAGCACCTAGCTATAGGCTCTATAGGCAAATCCGTAGAGCTTGGCGAAATGCGATAGTACTCGGAGTCTTCGGACAAAGAGATAGTGCGCCTAAGGGCTTCCAAGAAAAACCTCTAAACTTCAGGCAATAAGAACCAGTACCGTAAACCGACACAGGTAGTTGAGGAGAGAATCCTAAGGTGCTCGAGAGATTCATGGCTAAGGAATTAGGCAAAATAGACCTGTAACTTCGGGAGAAAGGTCGCCCCGAGCAATCGGGGCCGCAGTGAAGAGGTCCAGGCGACTGTTTATCAAAAACACAGGGCTCTGCAAAATCGTAAGATGAAGTATAGGGCCTGACACCTGCCCGGTGCTGGAAGGTTAAGAGGAGATGTTATCTTCGGAGAAGCATTGAATTGAAGCCCCAGTAAACGGCGGCCGTAACTATAACGGTCCTAAGGTAGCGAAATTCCTTGTCGGGTAAGTTCCGACCTGCACGAATGGTGTAACGATCTGGACACTGTCTCAGCCATGAGCTCGGTGAAATTGTAGTAACGGTGAAGATGCCGTTTACCCGCAGTGGGACGAAAAGACCCTGTGCACCTTTACTATAGCTTAGTATTGACCTTGGATAAATGATGTGTAGGATAGGTTGGAGACTATGAAGCGGCGTCGCCAGGCGTTGTGGAGTCATTGTTGAAATACAACCCTTTGTTTATCTGAGGCCTAACCCCGCAATGTGGGGGACAGTGCTTGGTGGGTAGTTTGACTGGGGTGGTCGCCTCCAAAAGAGTAACGGAGGCTTCTAAAGGTTCCCTCAGTACGCTTGGTAACCGTGCGTAGAGTGCAATGGCATAAGGGAGCTTGACTGAGAGACATACAGGTCGATCAGGTACGAAAGTAGAGCATAGTGATCCGGTGGTTCCGCATGGAAGGGCCATCGCTCAAAGGATAAAAGGTACGCCGGGGATAACAGGCTGATCTCCCCCAAGAGCTCATATCGACGGGGGGGTTTGGCACCTCGATGTCGGCTCGTCACATCCTGGGGCTGGAGAAGGTCCCAAGGGTTGGGCTGTTCGCCCATTAAAGTGGCACGCGAGCTGGGTTCAGAACGTCGTGAGACAGTTCGGTCTCTATCTACTGCGGGCGTTAGAAATTTGAGTGGATCTGATTCTAGTACGAGAGGACCGAATTGGACTAACCTCTAGTGTATCTGTTGTCCCGCCAGGGGCACCGCAGAGTAGCTACGTTGGGAAGGGATAAGCGCTGAAAGCATATAAGCGCGAAACCCACCACAAGATGAGATTTCTTTTAAGGATCGTGGAAGATGACCACGTTGATAGGCTACAGATGTAAAGGCAGTAATGTCATAGTCGAGTAGTACTAATAATCCGTAAGCTTATGCACACCCTTTTCCCGATCCGCCCAGGCGGATCGGGAGGAAACTTTCTAAAATAAGGCTTATTTGTTTCTTTATCCCAGTATGTTAAAATATTTGCCCGTCGCGGGCAGGTCGCAAAGCGAAAATTTCAAAGCCTCAAAGTGAAAACTTTAGACTTTATGGCCTTCGGCTTTGGACTTAAAAACCTTAAGGTGGTTATTGCGGCGGGGCTCACCTCTTCCCATCCCGAACAGAGAAGTTAAGCCCGCCTGCGCAGATGGTACTGCAGTTATGTGGGAGAGTATGTCGTCGCCTTTCTTTGAAAACCCTGTTTAAAAACGGGGTTTTTTATTCTAAATTTTGCTTATAGAAATATAAGCATTATGGTACCTTAGCTCAGATGGTAGAGCAATGGACTGAAAATCCATGTGTCCCTGGTTCGATCCCTGGAGGTACCACTTAATGCTCGGATGGTGAAATTGGTAGACACGCTGGACTTAAAATCCAGTGAACAGCAATGTTCGTGCGGGTTCAAGTCCCGCTCTGAGTACTGAAAACTTCAATTAACTTTTGTTAATTGAAGTTTTTTTTTGCATAAAATTGATATCAGAGATTAATTTTATATTTTTACTTCTCTATTCCTTATATTCTACAATACTTAAAAATTATGCAAAATGTTTTTCTTAAAGAAGATTGTGACCAATTTGTAAACAGAATCAATCATCTTAAATCAGATACACAACCGCTTTGGGGTAAAATGTCTGTAGATCAGATGTTAGCTCATTGTAATGTTACGTATGAAATGGTGTATGATGATATTCATAAGAAACCAAATGCGTTTATGAGATTTTTATTGAAATCATTTGTTAAGGATAAAGTAGTAGATGAGACTCCTTATCCAATAAATATACGAACAGCTCCGCAATTTATTATAAATGGTAATCGTAACTTTGAACTTGAAAGACAAAGACTTATAGCTTATATCAATAAAACTTTAGAATTAGGAAAAGATAATTTTGAAGGAAAGGAATCTCTTTCTTTTGGAAAATTATCTTCTAAAGAATGGAATAATATGTTCGCCAAACATTTAGATCATCATTTTTCTCAGTTTGGTGTTTAATAATTTTATGACTATGAAAATTTATATAATTGTTTTTTTTCTTCTTTTTGGATTATCTGCCAATGCTCAAAAAAAAGAAGTTCAGCAATGTATTGAATCATTTTTCGAAGGATTTCATCAAAGAGATTCTATAAAAATAAAATTAGTTTGTTCTGAAAAAATGATATTGCAGTCTATTAGCGAAAGCACTGCAAAAGGGAATAAATTATCTAATGAAACTGCAAATGAATTTTACAAATCCATAGCATCAATTCCCACAACTTTGAAATTTCAAGAAAAAATATTAAGTTATAATATTCAAATTGATGGATCAATGGCTCATGTTTGGGCTCCTTATGAATTTTATTTGAATGATAAGTTTAGTCATTCTGGTGTGAATACTTTTACTTTGTTTAAAGAGAAAGATTCTTGGAAAATTATTTATTTGATTGATACAAGAAGAAAATAATTAATTTTTGAGGATTTCAGTATTATAATACAAGCAAATATCATTTAGAAGACATTCTGGACATTTTGGTTTAGGTCTGCAGATTTCACGCCCTAAAAAGGAAATTGCCATTCCTATTTCTGACCAAATATTTTTAGGCAAGACTTGCATTAAATCTTTTTCTACTTTATTTCCATCTTTAGATTCTTTAATTATTCCAATTCTTGGAGCAACTCGTATTACATGTAGATCTGCAATAATTCCTTCTGCAGGTTTGCCAGTTTCTCTTAAAATTACATTTGCAGATTTTCTACCAATTCCTTTTAATGCTGTTAATCCAGTCATTGTTAGAGGAATATCCTTATCTTCTTGTATAGTTGTTGCAATATCTAAAAGCCATTGAGCTTTAGTTCCGTGATTTCGAACTTTCGATATAAAAGGTAAAAAAGTTTCTAAATCAGTTTTTGATAAACTTTTAAGTGTAGGGAATTTTTCAAACAAAGCTGGTGCAATTGAGTTAATATTGGCATCAGAATCTTGAGCAGATAAAACAACCATAACCAATAATTGATATGGATTTTGATAATCTAATGGATGTTTTTTGTTTTTGTACTTTTTTAAAATGGGTTTTAATTTAGTTTCCCAGTTTGATGTTTCTCCAAATAGATCCATTTTAATCTCTTTTAAAATAATAATGAAATAGTTATCTATAAAGTTAATTGATTTTGATGAATTCTAGAATTTTTTTGATAACATTTTGATTTCCAAGTATTTTTCTATGCCCCAATCCATCGGTTAAAAACAAAGTTCCATTTTTAAGGTTTTCGTGAATGTGTTTACCGGCTTTTACAGATACCTCAGGGTCATCATTATCATGGATAACTAAAACAGGAATATTAATTTTCTTAGTCGCTCTATAAGCTGAAAAATCATCCATTTTTACTTGGTATTTTTCTTCAAAAGCATCTCTTAAACGATTGCTAATTTCTTTTTGCAAACCTAATTTAAAAGTAAATTCATCTAAAATATCTTGAACAATATCTCCACTTCCTATAATTACTGCCTTTTTTACTCGAAGCCCATCTTTAATTGCGTTTAGAACAGACATTCCACCTAAAGAGTGTCCGATTGCAATTTCAAAAGGTCCAAATTGCTTTTCTATTTCTAAAACAGAAGCAATAAACTCCGA
It encodes:
- a CDS encoding DUF1569 domain-containing protein produces the protein MQNVFLKEDCDQFVNRINHLKSDTQPLWGKMSVDQMLAHCNVTYEMVYDDIHKKPNAFMRFLLKSFVKDKVVDETPYPINIRTAPQFIINGNRNFELERQRLIAYINKTLELGKDNFEGKESLSFGKLSSKEWNNMFAKHLDHHFSQFGV
- a CDS encoding nuclear transport factor 2 family protein; this encodes MKIYIIVFFLLFGLSANAQKKEVQQCIESFFEGFHQRDSIKIKLVCSEKMILQSISESTAKGNKLSNETANEFYKSIASIPTTLKFQEKILSYNIQIDGSMAHVWAPYEFYLNDKFSHSGVNTFTLFKEKDSWKIIYLIDTRRK
- a CDS encoding endonuclease III domain-containing protein, producing the protein MDLFGETSNWETKLKPILKKYKNKKHPLDYQNPYQLLVMVVLSAQDSDANINSIAPALFEKFPTLKSLSKTDLETFLPFISKVRNHGTKAQWLLDIATTIQEDKDIPLTMTGLTALKGIGRKSANVILRETGKPAEGIIADLHVIRVAPRIGIIKESKDGNKVEKDLMQVLPKNIWSEIGMAISFLGREICRPKPKCPECLLNDICLYYNTEILKN